From the genome of Streptomyces sp. NBC_01341, one region includes:
- a CDS encoding cystathionine beta-synthase: MQFHDSMISLVGNTPLVRLRNVTAGIQATVLAKVEYFNPGGSVKDRIALRMIEAAEQSGELKPGGTIVEPTSGNTGVGLAIVAQQKGYKCIFVCPDKVSTDKINVLRAYGAEVVVCPTAVDPEHPDSYYNVSDRLVRETPGAWKPDQYSNPNNPRSHYETTGPELWEQTEGRITHFVAGVGTGGTISGTGRYLKEISDNGVKVVGADPEGSVYSGGSGRPYLVEGVGEDFWPSAYDRTVTDEIVAVSDKDSFQMTRRLAKEEGLLVGGSCGMAVVAALEVAARLGPDDVVVVLLPDSGRGYMSKIFNDEWMADYGFLEDAGPSARVGAVLDFKEGPLPSLVHMHPEETVGEAIDVLREYGVSQMPIVKPGAGHPDVMAAEVIGSVVERQLLDALFTQRATLSDPLEKHMSAPLPQVGSGEPVEDLMAVLSGTDGADAAIVLVEGKPKGVVSRQDVLAFLAKGATPKP; this comes from the coding sequence GTGCAATTCCACGATTCGATGATCAGTCTTGTCGGCAACACCCCGCTGGTCAGGCTGCGCAATGTGACGGCAGGCATTCAGGCGACGGTCCTGGCCAAGGTCGAGTACTTCAACCCCGGCGGGTCGGTGAAGGACCGCATCGCGCTGCGCATGATCGAGGCCGCCGAGCAGAGCGGTGAGCTGAAGCCCGGCGGCACGATCGTCGAGCCCACCAGTGGCAACACCGGTGTGGGCCTCGCGATCGTCGCCCAGCAGAAGGGCTACAAGTGCATCTTCGTCTGCCCGGACAAGGTGTCCACGGACAAGATCAACGTGCTGCGCGCGTACGGTGCCGAGGTCGTCGTCTGCCCCACCGCCGTCGACCCGGAGCACCCGGACTCGTACTACAACGTGTCCGACCGGCTGGTCCGTGAGACGCCGGGGGCCTGGAAGCCCGACCAGTACTCCAACCCCAACAACCCGCGCTCGCACTACGAGACCACGGGTCCCGAGCTCTGGGAGCAGACGGAGGGGAGGATCACCCACTTCGTCGCGGGCGTCGGCACCGGCGGCACGATCTCCGGCACGGGCCGCTATCTCAAGGAGATCAGCGACAACGGTGTGAAGGTCGTCGGCGCCGACCCGGAGGGCTCGGTCTACTCCGGCGGCTCCGGGCGCCCGTACCTCGTGGAGGGGGTCGGCGAGGACTTCTGGCCGAGCGCCTACGACCGCACGGTCACCGACGAGATCGTCGCGGTCTCGGACAAGGACTCCTTCCAGATGACGCGCCGCCTCGCCAAGGAGGAGGGCCTCCTCGTCGGCGGTTCCTGCGGCATGGCCGTCGTCGCGGCACTGGAGGTGGCCGCGCGCCTCGGTCCCGACGACGTGGTGGTCGTCCTGCTCCCGGACAGCGGCCGCGGTTACATGAGCAAGATCTTCAACGACGAGTGGATGGCCGACTACGGCTTCCTGGAGGACGCCGGCCCGTCCGCCCGGGTCGGCGCGGTGCTCGACTTCAAGGAGGGGCCGCTCCCCTCGCTCGTCCACATGCACCCGGAGGAGACGGTCGGCGAGGCCATCGACGTACTCCGGGAGTACGGCGTCTCGCAGATGCCGATCGTGAAGCCCGGCGCGGGTCACCCGGACGTGATGGCCGCCGAGGTCATCGGCTCCGTGGTGGAGCGGCAACTGCTGGACGCCCTGTTCACCCAGCGGGCGACGCTGTCCGACCCGCTGGAGAAGCACATGTCGGCCCCGCTGCCCCAGGTCGGCTCCGGCGAGCCGGTCGAGGACCTGATGGCCGTGCTCAGCGGTACGGACGGTGCGGATGCGGCGATCGTCCTCGTCGAGGGCAAGCCGAAGGGCGTGGTGAGCAGGCAGGACGTGCTGGCCTTCCTCGCCAAGGGCGCGACCCCGAAGCCGTAA
- a CDS encoding roadblock/LC7 domain-containing protein, protein MVPEAEVQDVLDELQRLRARVPLLTGALAASTDGLVVAQDTPGMEAEGVAALTAAALGVSIRMTDATGRGGFRELLIRGESGYIATYAAGASAVLTLLAEDRINVGRLHLEGRRAGARIGEMVDATQERIERPVPPPRPPQSRALPRRPTPPDAT, encoded by the coding sequence ATGGTGCCCGAGGCCGAAGTGCAGGATGTCCTCGACGAACTCCAGCGGTTACGCGCCCGGGTCCCGCTCCTGACCGGCGCACTCGCCGCCAGCACCGACGGTCTCGTCGTCGCCCAGGACACCCCGGGCATGGAGGCCGAGGGCGTCGCGGCGCTGACCGCCGCCGCACTCGGCGTATCGATCCGGATGACCGACGCCACCGGGCGCGGGGGCTTCCGCGAACTCCTGATCCGCGGCGAGTCCGGCTACATCGCCACCTACGCCGCGGGCGCCTCCGCCGTCCTCACCCTGCTGGCCGAGGACCGCATCAACGTCGGCCGCCTCCACCTGGAAGGCCGGAGGGCCGGCGCGCGCATCGGCGAGATGGTCGACGCCACGCAGGAGCGCATCGAGCGCCCCGTGCCTCCGCCACGGCCCCCGCAGTCCCGGGCCCTCCCCCGACGCCCCACCCCACCAGATGCCACGTGA
- a CDS encoding MurR/RpiR family transcriptional regulator, whose amino-acid sequence MSGSSPAARLQRLFEGQRLTPTQRRIAHSMVRRAADAPFLSSVELAELAGVSQPSVTRFAVALGFDGYPALRKHLRDVTPSGADGADGAEERFNEYQQAVLAEIDNLRQLSELLADPAPVERAGRLLAGSRPLLVLGMRAASSQARGFGYFAAKVHPDVRVLDEGGSMLHDRIDAARRAGASALMCFALPRHPREGVDALAYAREQGLTVVTVADSAFAPVAAHSDLLIPAAVGTGLAFDTACAPMLLGRVLLEAMCDGLPEAQARLEEFDARAAARGLFVE is encoded by the coding sequence ATGAGCGGGAGCAGCCCGGCTGCGCGGTTGCAGCGGCTCTTCGAGGGGCAGCGGCTCACGCCCACCCAGCGGCGTATCGCGCACTCCATGGTGCGGCGGGCCGCCGACGCCCCGTTCCTCTCCAGTGTGGAGCTGGCCGAGCTGGCCGGCGTCAGCCAGCCGTCCGTCACCCGCTTCGCCGTCGCACTCGGCTTCGACGGATACCCCGCCCTGCGCAAGCACCTGAGGGACGTCACGCCTTCCGGGGCGGACGGGGCGGACGGGGCGGAGGAGCGCTTCAACGAGTACCAGCAGGCCGTCCTCGCCGAGATCGACAATCTGCGGCAGCTGTCCGAGCTGCTCGCCGACCCCGCGCCGGTCGAGCGGGCGGGCCGGCTGCTCGCCGGGTCCAGGCCCCTGCTGGTCCTCGGGATGCGGGCCGCGTCCTCGCAGGCCCGGGGGTTCGGCTACTTCGCCGCCAAGGTCCATCCGGACGTGCGGGTGCTCGACGAGGGCGGCAGCATGCTGCACGACCGGATCGACGCGGCCCGGCGGGCGGGCGCGAGCGCCCTGATGTGTTTCGCGCTGCCGCGCCACCCCCGCGAGGGCGTGGACGCGCTGGCGTACGCCCGGGAGCAGGGGCTGACCGTCGTCACCGTCGCCGACTCCGCCTTCGCCCCGGTGGCCGCGCACAGCGACCTGCTCATCCCGGCCGCCGTGGGCACCGGACTCGCTTTCGACACCGCGTGCGCGCCGATGCTGCTGGGGCGTGTGCTGCTGGAGGCCATGTGCGACGGGCTGCCCGAGGCGCAGGCCCGGCTGGAGGAGTTCGACGCGCGGGCGGCGGCACGGGGACTGTTCGTCGAGTAG
- a CDS encoding allantoate amidohydrolase — protein MWRGLAPLGRDPGSGGYRRYAWTGADLECRAWFRAQAESRGLVHETDRNGNQWAWLGDPLAGDAVVTGSHLDSVPDGGAFDGPLGVVSAFAALDELRRRGAEFTRPLAVTNFGDEEGARFGLACVGSRLAAGQLTREDAHRLRDGDGVLLPQAMEAAGYDPDAIGADPERLARIGAFVELHVEQGRALDLSGDPVGVASAIWPHGRWRFDFRGEANHAGTTRLADRRDPMLTYAETVLAARREAELAGGLATFGKVAVEPNGVNAIPSLVRGWLDSRAADQATLDAVVAGVERAAREHAERAGIDLDVVRESFTPVVEFQHVLRDEIGRILGTRDPEGPGRAVPVLGTGAGHDAGILSASVPTAMLFVRNPTGVSHSPAEHAAEDDCVAGVRALADVLEGLACS, from the coding sequence ATGTGGCGCGGCCTCGCGCCCCTCGGGCGGGACCCCGGGAGCGGCGGCTACCGGCGCTACGCCTGGACCGGCGCCGACCTGGAATGCCGGGCATGGTTCCGCGCCCAGGCGGAGTCGCGCGGGCTGGTCCACGAGACCGACCGCAACGGCAACCAGTGGGCATGGCTCGGCGATCCGCTCGCCGGGGATGCCGTCGTCACCGGGTCCCACCTGGACTCCGTGCCCGACGGCGGTGCCTTCGACGGGCCGCTCGGCGTGGTGTCCGCGTTCGCGGCCCTGGATGAACTCCGCCGCAGGGGAGCGGAGTTCACCAGGCCCCTCGCCGTGACCAACTTCGGTGACGAGGAGGGGGCCCGCTTCGGGCTCGCCTGTGTCGGGTCCCGGCTCGCCGCAGGGCAGCTGACCCGCGAGGACGCGCACCGGCTTCGCGACGGTGACGGCGTCCTCCTCCCGCAGGCCATGGAGGCCGCCGGATACGACCCCGACGCCATCGGAGCCGATCCGGAACGCCTCGCCCGCATCGGCGCTTTCGTCGAGCTCCACGTGGAGCAGGGCCGCGCCCTCGACCTGAGCGGGGACCCGGTCGGCGTCGCCTCGGCCATCTGGCCGCACGGCCGTTGGCGGTTCGACTTCCGGGGCGAGGCCAACCACGCGGGCACCACGCGGCTCGCCGACCGGCGCGACCCGATGCTCACCTACGCCGAGACCGTCCTGGCGGCACGGCGCGAGGCGGAACTCGCCGGTGGTCTCGCGACCTTCGGCAAGGTCGCCGTCGAGCCCAACGGGGTCAACGCGATCCCGTCCCTCGTGCGGGGCTGGCTCGATTCGCGGGCCGCCGACCAGGCGACCCTCGACGCCGTGGTCGCCGGCGTCGAGCGGGCCGCGAGGGAGCACGCCGAGCGGGCCGGTATCGATCTCGACGTCGTACGCGAGTCGTTCACCCCGGTCGTGGAGTTCCAGCACGTGCTGCGCGACGAGATCGGCCGGATCCTCGGGACGCGTGACCCGGAGGGCCCGGGCCGCGCCGTGCCCGTCCTGGGAACCGGCGCGGGACACGACGCGGGTATTTTGTCCGCCTCCGTGCCGACCGCCATGCTGTTCGTACGGAACCCCACCGGGGTCTCGCACTCGCCCGCCGAGCACGCCGCGGAGGACGACTGCGTGGCCGGGGTGAGGGCACTCGCCGACGTACTGGAGGGCCTCGCGTGCAGTTGA
- a CDS encoding SGNH/GDSL hydrolase family protein, protein MARRIAAGAAYGGGSVGLIGAATVGLVLAEVQLAKRRVGGGSAPVPPSADGRYGVAFAGPADPLRFVMLGDSTAAGQGVRRAGQTPGALLASGLAAVAERPVDLRNAALPGARSDDLERQVSLVLADPSGVPDVCAIMIGANDVTHRMPATQSVRFLSTAVRRLRTAGAEVVVGTCPDLGTIEPVYQPLRWLARRVSRQLAAAQTIGAVEQGGRTVSLGDLLGPEFEANPRELFGPDNYHPSAEGYATAAMAMLPTLCAALGLWPESDHLDGSRREGMLPVAKAASRAAREAGTEVTGARAPWALLKHRRRRRLPAHTEPVPHEGAGKASDALGKWMPGHGSGATWRRA, encoded by the coding sequence GTGGCACGGCGGATCGCAGCGGGTGCGGCCTACGGCGGCGGGAGCGTCGGGCTGATCGGTGCGGCGACAGTGGGTCTGGTGCTGGCCGAGGTGCAACTGGCGAAACGGCGGGTGGGCGGGGGAAGCGCGCCCGTCCCGCCGAGTGCGGACGGGCGGTACGGGGTGGCGTTCGCCGGCCCCGCGGATCCGCTGCGGTTCGTCATGCTCGGCGACTCGACGGCGGCCGGGCAGGGGGTGCGCCGAGCGGGCCAGACACCTGGCGCACTGCTGGCGTCGGGACTCGCGGCGGTCGCCGAACGGCCGGTGGACCTGCGGAACGCGGCCCTTCCGGGTGCGCGGTCCGACGACCTGGAGCGTCAGGTGTCGCTCGTGCTCGCGGATCCGTCCGGTGTACCGGACGTGTGCGCGATCATGATCGGCGCGAACGACGTGACCCATCGGATGCCCGCGACACAGTCGGTGCGCTTTCTGAGCACCGCCGTACGCAGACTGCGCACGGCGGGCGCGGAAGTCGTCGTGGGAACCTGCCCCGACCTGGGCACGATCGAGCCCGTCTACCAGCCGCTGCGCTGGCTGGCCCGGCGGGTCAGCCGGCAGCTCGCGGCCGCCCAGACGATCGGCGCGGTGGAACAGGGTGGCCGGACGGTCTCACTGGGAGACCTGCTCGGTCCCGAGTTCGAGGCGAACCCCCGGGAACTCTTCGGCCCCGACAACTACCACCCCTCCGCCGAGGGCTATGCGACCGCGGCGATGGCGATGCTGCCCACCCTGTGCGCGGCGCTCGGGCTGTGGCCCGAGTCCGACCACCTCGACGGCTCGCGCCGGGAGGGCATGCTGCCGGTGGCGAAGGCGGCTTCACGGGCGGCTCGGGAGGCCGGTACCGAGGTGACGGGGGCGCGCGCGCCCTGGGCCCTCCTCAAGCACCGCAGGCGCCGACGCCTCCCCGCACACACCGAGCCGGTGCCGCACGAGGGTGCGGGCAAGGCGTCCGACGCCCTCGGGAAGTGGATGCCGGGGCACGGATCCGGTGCCACGTGGCGCCGGGCCTGA
- a CDS encoding helix-turn-helix domain-containing protein, which yields MRPTASATPGLLERATPSPMLQRLADERATGALMRDRGTLYLADGQVVHAESPATPGIDVLLTTGGALRTEGWWDAVEQAGAGQRVGRYLVDSGSVPGGALELCHLGALYDAAFFALAPTNTPARFRYGVSHWIGPVRPVPVDAVQRETLRRRELLDRIWPDALTDSAPLVPTTHPVDAPVPPRQRRVLDLVNGERTATDIARELGRSAFHILVDLRRLAAAGLVEAVRTAANAPTAERITLPEVTNDPDVALLRRLRDALEAL from the coding sequence ATGAGACCCACCGCCTCAGCGACGCCCGGCCTCCTGGAGCGGGCCACGCCCTCCCCCATGCTCCAGCGGCTCGCGGACGAGCGCGCGACCGGCGCGCTGATGCGCGACCGGGGCACCCTCTACCTCGCCGACGGCCAGGTGGTCCACGCCGAGAGCCCCGCCACCCCGGGCATCGACGTCCTGCTGACCACCGGCGGGGCACTCCGCACGGAGGGCTGGTGGGACGCCGTCGAGCAGGCGGGCGCCGGACAGCGGGTCGGCCGCTACCTCGTGGACAGCGGTTCGGTGCCGGGCGGCGCCCTGGAGCTGTGCCACCTGGGCGCCCTGTACGACGCCGCCTTCTTCGCCCTGGCCCCCACGAACACCCCGGCCCGCTTCCGCTACGGCGTGTCCCACTGGATAGGCCCGGTACGACCCGTACCCGTGGACGCCGTGCAGCGCGAGACGCTCCGGCGCCGGGAACTGCTCGACCGGATCTGGCCCGACGCACTCACCGACAGCGCCCCGCTGGTCCCCACGACCCACCCGGTCGACGCGCCGGTCCCCCCGCGCCAGCGGCGCGTCCTGGATCTGGTGAACGGCGAACGCACGGCCACGGACATCGCCCGGGAACTGGGCCGCTCGGCCTTCCACATCCTGGTCGACCTGCGCCGGCTCGCCGCCGCCGGGCTGGTCGAAGCGGTCCGCACGGCCGCGAACGCGCCGACAGCCGAACGGATCACGCTGCCGGAGGTCACGAACGACCCCGACGTCGCCCTGTTGCGCCGGCTCAGAGACGCATTGGAGGCCCTGTGA
- a CDS encoding maleylpyruvate isomerase family mycothiol-dependent enzyme: MSVTAPIARAIRRTSGARAREVNEAELRATLSTYRELSDEDWRRPSPCAGWTVRDMLAHTVGQYEELPRPWVAVRRIRWARRTHPALGPLDGHNEIQIEDRQGVPGRELIGALARYAPQAIIAMRRLPAAVRRRVRPSVLYPEAKALPEDSMDYLYRVLMVRDTWMHRMDLGDATGAAPVLGGHDREVMDQVVLDLALTWTGPAAELDLHGPAGGNHLLGSGAPAAVVRADAVDLARHLSGRRVRGTLEVEGDPGARSVLMAARVVF, from the coding sequence ATGTCCGTCACCGCACCGATCGCCCGCGCGATCCGGCGTACGTCGGGGGCCAGGGCCCGTGAGGTCAACGAGGCGGAGCTCCGGGCGACCCTGTCCACGTACCGTGAGCTGTCCGACGAGGACTGGCGGCGGCCGAGCCCGTGCGCCGGCTGGACGGTCCGGGACATGCTCGCGCACACCGTCGGCCAGTACGAGGAACTTCCGCGCCCCTGGGTGGCGGTGCGGCGGATCCGGTGGGCCCGGCGGACCCACCCCGCCCTCGGCCCGCTCGACGGGCACAACGAGATCCAGATCGAGGACCGGCAGGGCGTCCCGGGCCGCGAACTCATCGGCGCGCTCGCCCGCTACGCCCCCCAGGCCATCATCGCCATGCGCCGCCTGCCCGCAGCCGTACGACGCAGGGTCCGGCCGAGTGTGCTGTACCCGGAGGCGAAGGCGCTGCCCGAGGACTCGATGGACTACCTCTACCGCGTCCTCATGGTCCGGGACACCTGGATGCACCGGATGGACCTCGGCGATGCCACCGGGGCGGCTCCCGTGCTGGGCGGGCACGACCGGGAGGTCATGGACCAGGTGGTCCTCGACCTGGCCCTCACCTGGACCGGACCCGCCGCGGAGCTCGATCTCCACGGGCCCGCCGGAGGGAATCACCTGCTGGGCAGCGGGGCCCCGGCGGCCGTCGTCCGTGCCGACGCCGTCGACCTCGCCCGGCACCTTTCGGGGCGGCGCGTGCGCGGCACCCTGGAGGTGGAGGGCGATCCCGGAGCACGGTCGGTGCTGATGGCGGCGCGTGTCGTGTTCTGA
- a CDS encoding acetyl-CoA C-acetyltransferase, with amino-acid sequence MPEAVIVSAARSPIGRAFKGSLKDLRADDLTATIIQTALAKVPELDPRDIDDLMLGCGLPGGEQGNNLGRIIAVQMGMDHLPGCTVTRYCSSSLQTSRMALHAIKAGEGDVFISAGVEMVSRFVKGNSDSLPDTHNPLFADAEARTAARAEESGASWTDPREEGLVPDAYISMGQTAENLARTKGVTRQDMDEFGVRSQNLAEEAIKNGFWEREITPVTTPDGTVVSKDDGPRAGVSLEGVQGLKPVFRPDGLVTAGNCCPLNDGAAALVIMSDTKARELGLTPLARIVSTGVSGLSPEIMGYGPVEASKQALKRAGLTIDDIDLAEINEAFAAQVIPSYRDLGLPLDKVNVNGGAIAVGHPFGMTGARITGTLINSLQFHDKQLGLETMCVGGGQGMAMVIERLS; translated from the coding sequence ATGCCCGAAGCCGTGATCGTCTCTGCTGCCCGTTCGCCCATCGGCCGGGCCTTCAAGGGGTCCCTGAAGGATCTGCGCGCGGACGACCTGACCGCGACCATCATCCAGACCGCGCTGGCCAAGGTCCCGGAGCTGGACCCGAGGGACATCGACGACCTGATGCTCGGCTGCGGCCTCCCCGGCGGCGAGCAGGGCAACAACCTGGGCCGCATCATCGCCGTACAGATGGGGATGGACCACCTCCCCGGCTGTACGGTCACCCGCTACTGCTCCTCCTCGCTGCAGACGAGCCGGATGGCGCTGCACGCCATCAAGGCAGGCGAGGGCGACGTCTTCATCTCCGCCGGTGTCGAGATGGTGTCCCGCTTCGTGAAGGGCAACTCGGACAGCCTCCCGGACACGCACAACCCGCTGTTCGCCGACGCCGAGGCCCGCACGGCGGCCCGTGCAGAGGAGTCGGGTGCGAGCTGGACCGACCCGCGCGAGGAGGGCCTGGTCCCGGACGCGTACATCTCGATGGGGCAGACCGCCGAGAACCTGGCCAGGACCAAGGGCGTCACCCGCCAGGACATGGACGAGTTCGGCGTGCGGTCGCAGAACCTCGCCGAAGAAGCCATCAAGAACGGCTTCTGGGAGCGCGAGATCACCCCCGTGACGACGCCGGACGGCACGGTCGTCTCCAAGGACGACGGCCCGCGCGCCGGGGTGTCCCTGGAGGGCGTACAGGGCCTCAAGCCGGTGTTCCGTCCCGACGGTCTCGTCACCGCGGGGAACTGCTGCCCCCTCAACGACGGCGCCGCCGCCCTCGTGATCATGTCCGACACCAAGGCGCGCGAGCTGGGCCTGACCCCGCTGGCCCGCATCGTCTCGACCGGCGTCTCGGGCCTGTCCCCCGAGATCATGGGCTACGGCCCGGTCGAGGCCAGCAAGCAGGCACTCAAGCGCGCCGGCCTGACCATCGACGACATCGACCTGGCCGAGATCAACGAGGCGTTCGCGGCCCAGGTCATCCCGTCCTACCGGGACCTCGGCCTGCCGCTGGACAAGGTCAACGTCAACGGCGGCGCGATCGCGGTGGGCCACCCCTTCGGCATGACCGGCGCCCGGATCACGGGCACGCTGATCAACAGCCTGCAGTTCCACGACAAGCAGTTGGGCCTGGAGACGATGTGCGTGGGCGGCGGCCAGGGCATGGCCATGGTCATCGAGCGGCTGAGCTGA
- the hutU gene encoding urocanate hydratase: MSGPRPVRAPRGTELSALGWQQEAALRMLQNNLDPEVAEHPDKLVVYGGTGKAARDWRSFDAMVRTLRTLKQDETMLVQSGRPVGVMQTHEWAPRVLIANSNLVGDWANWEEFRRLEALGLTMYGQMTAGSWIYIGTQGILQGTYETFAAVAAKRFGGTLAGTITLTAGLGGMGGAQPLAVTMNDGVALVIDCDPRAIERRIEHRFLDVRADSLDHALQLAVEARDARRPLSIGLLGNAAELLPRMLAEGAPVDIVTDQTSAHDPLAYLPVGVDFDDMASYAAEKPADFTRRARESMAAHVEAMVGFMDAGAEVFDYGNSIRGEAQLAGYARAFDFPGFVPAYIRPLFCEGKGPFRWAALSGEASDIHKTDKALLELFPENESLHRWIKMAGERVHFQGLPARICWLGYGERDKAGERFNDMVASGELAAPLAIGRDHLDCGSVASPYRETEAMLDGSDAIADWPLLNAMVNVASGASWVSLHHGGGVGMGRSIHAGQVTVADGTQLAGEKIRRVLTNDPGMGVIRHVDAGYDIAESVASDKGVRVPMTEDDRR, from the coding sequence ATGTCAGGACCCCGCCCCGTACGGGCGCCGCGCGGTACGGAACTGAGCGCCCTGGGATGGCAGCAGGAAGCCGCCCTCCGCATGCTGCAGAACAACCTCGACCCCGAGGTCGCCGAACACCCCGACAAGCTCGTCGTCTACGGCGGCACCGGCAAGGCGGCCCGCGACTGGCGGTCCTTCGACGCCATGGTCCGCACACTGCGCACCCTCAAGCAGGACGAGACGATGCTCGTCCAGTCCGGGCGGCCGGTGGGTGTCATGCAGACCCACGAGTGGGCGCCGCGCGTCCTGATCGCCAACTCCAACCTGGTGGGCGACTGGGCCAACTGGGAGGAGTTCCGCCGCCTGGAGGCCCTCGGGCTCACCATGTACGGGCAGATGACCGCCGGCTCCTGGATCTACATCGGGACCCAGGGCATCCTCCAGGGCACGTACGAGACGTTCGCCGCGGTCGCCGCCAAGCGGTTCGGCGGAACGCTCGCCGGGACCATCACGCTGACCGCCGGACTCGGCGGCATGGGCGGCGCCCAGCCGCTGGCCGTCACGATGAACGACGGCGTCGCCCTCGTCATCGACTGCGACCCGCGCGCCATCGAGCGCCGGATCGAGCACCGCTTCCTGGACGTCCGGGCCGATTCGCTCGACCACGCGCTCCAGCTGGCCGTCGAGGCACGCGACGCGCGGCGCCCGCTCTCCATCGGCCTGCTCGGCAACGCCGCGGAACTGCTGCCCCGCATGCTCGCCGAGGGCGCCCCCGTCGACATCGTCACCGACCAGACCAGTGCGCACGACCCGCTCGCCTACCTGCCCGTCGGCGTGGACTTCGACGACATGGCCTCGTACGCGGCCGAGAAGCCCGCCGACTTCACCCGGCGCGCCAGGGAGTCGATGGCCGCGCACGTCGAGGCGATGGTCGGCTTCATGGACGCGGGGGCCGAGGTCTTCGACTACGGCAACTCGATCCGCGGAGAGGCCCAGCTCGCCGGATACGCCCGGGCGTTCGACTTCCCCGGCTTCGTCCCCGCCTACATCCGGCCCCTCTTCTGCGAGGGCAAGGGCCCCTTCCGGTGGGCGGCGCTGTCGGGCGAGGCATCGGACATCCACAAGACGGACAAGGCGCTGCTCGAACTCTTCCCGGAGAACGAGTCGCTGCACCGCTGGATCAAGATGGCCGGTGAGCGGGTCCACTTCCAGGGGCTGCCCGCCCGGATCTGCTGGCTCGGCTACGGCGAACGCGACAAGGCCGGGGAGCGGTTCAACGACATGGTGGCGAGCGGCGAACTCGCCGCGCCGCTCGCCATCGGACGCGACCACCTGGACTGCGGCTCGGTCGCCTCCCCCTACCGGGAGACCGAGGCCATGCTGGACGGCTCGGACGCGATCGCGGACTGGCCGCTGCTGAACGCCATGGTCAATGTGGCCTCGGGCGCGTCCTGGGTCTCCCTGCACCATGGGGGCGGCGTCGGCATGGGCCGCTCGATCCACGCGGGACAGGTCACGGTCGCCGACGGCACGCAACTCGCGGGCGAGAAGATCCGGCGCGTACTCACCAACGACCCCGGAATGGGCGTCATCCGGCACGTGGACGCCGGGTACGACATCGCGGAGTCCGTCGCCTCGGACAAGGGCGTGCGGGTCCCGATGACGGAGGACGACCGCCGGTGA
- a CDS encoding thioredoxin domain-containing protein: MIPANTTGPGGVIVRYGDTDAAHVLSVYADLRCPFCKRMELGLGAVMERAADEGAFAIDHHFGTFLDDSAGGSGSLEALAALGAAVDEGQKPFMQYLRALYADQPSEDVDAFADRDFLLRLAGEVEALHTEAFRQKVMEHTYLPWAAQVSAAFETSGVTATPTVLIDGAPVAVINSLGYAVTPETFLAEVTPR, translated from the coding sequence ATGATCCCAGCGAACACGACGGGTCCCGGCGGCGTCATCGTCCGCTACGGCGACACCGATGCCGCGCACGTGCTGAGCGTCTACGCCGACCTGCGCTGTCCGTTCTGCAAACGCATGGAGCTCGGCCTCGGCGCCGTCATGGAGCGGGCCGCCGACGAGGGCGCCTTCGCGATCGACCACCACTTCGGGACCTTCCTCGACGACTCCGCGGGAGGCAGCGGATCCCTGGAAGCGCTGGCCGCCCTGGGCGCCGCAGTGGACGAGGGACAGAAGCCGTTCATGCAGTACCTGCGTGCCCTGTACGCCGATCAGCCCAGCGAGGACGTCGACGCCTTCGCCGACCGGGACTTCCTGCTGCGGCTGGCCGGTGAGGTCGAGGCCCTGCACACCGAGGCCTTCCGCCAGAAGGTCATGGAGCACACCTACCTGCCCTGGGCGGCGCAGGTGTCGGCGGCCTTCGAGACGAGCGGCGTCACCGCCACCCCCACGGTGCTGATCGACGGCGCACCGGTCGCCGTCATCAACTCGCTGGGATACGCGGTCACCCCCGAGACGTTCCTGGCGGAGGTGACACCCCGCTGA